In the Urocitellus parryii isolate mUroPar1 chromosome 1, mUroPar1.hap1, whole genome shotgun sequence genome, GGTTGTCTCCCCCAACAACCAAAATAGTGCCTGGTCCAATTTGAAATGAGGTCCTTCAAGCTAACACGCCTTCCTGATCTAGGTTAGACACACAGCGTATCTGTGTCCAAAGAATAATAGGGAATGGCTTCAGATTAGTTTAAAGTTGCTCTCACTAAAGTTTCCTACTAAGCCAGTGACAACCATTGCAAAAGATTCTATCTGTATTGGGACACAAATGAGCAGGTACCACTTCCAGCTATCTCCCTCATTGCTCACAGAAGCACTCAGTCATTGCAAGTTAACCCACTCAAAGGAGCAAAGAAAACAGCAGGTTAGAGGAGCTCTGATCTGTGGGCTCACTCAGCTGGGGCCAGCCCAGAGACTGCTTATGCTTTGCAGATGCTTGTTCATCAGGGGACGCAAAGGGTCTAGTCCAACACTGCTCCATGCTCTGGTACCCCACTCCCTTACATCAAAGTAGGGCCTTTCCCCACTATTCCACCTCACCTTATCAGAAGCTGGAGCCTCATGTCACTGGCATATGTTCTTCAAATACCCTGGAAAATCTCAGAAAATCAGGGGTCTAATTATTACTTTGCATTTTGctcagagagaaaatttttaaccAATGTCaggcacaaaaaataaaatgtctttgtgggggtggggctatggctcagtggcagaacacttgcctagcatgtgtgaggcactgcatttgatccccagcactgcacacaaaaaacaagcaaataaaataaaggcatgctgatcatctacaactacaaaaaaaaaaaatgtctttgtggCCCAATCATGTCAGTCAAGACAAAGTTAATTCTAATTCAGTTACTCAAAATAGTACAAGAAAAAGCAAATGGTATTCAATAAGTCAAATTCTCTTTTCCAAAATGATATTATCACAATATTCTTTGAGAAATTCCCCAAAATGTGCACTGTCATCtactcttctttcattttccaaaGAGTGATAACAAATGAATCtcctataaaattatatttgttaggCCAGGAagagtggtacatacctgtaatcccagctactcaggagactggggcaagaatctctaaatttaaaaaaaaaattttttttaaatgactgaggacatagcttagtggtagaacacttgcttagcacgaATAGGggcctggcttcaatccccagtaccaccaaaataaaaattactagtCATTATACCTTTAATATGTTACCTTTACTATATACAATAATTATTTCcctattcattttcctttaagtGAGTTGCTTTCTCACAGAGAAATCACAGTACTTGTATTTTCTATGGTTAGCTTGCGTGCTCTCCTCATTTATAAAGTTTTTGTACATaatttccaaatttcatttttgaacAAATGATCCAttgttaaatttttctattttttctgggAAGAAATAAATGCTAACCAAATAATAATATGAgtgttataaagaaaatgaagatctaCTGTTAAATCTTTGTCTGAGATTCCATAAAATAATCCAAGCCAAAACATGGAAACATGGATCTTAAACCTGAGGTACATCTATAACAGACCACCTGTTTTATGCAACAAAATCTTAGACACCCTAAGAAGAGAAAGTAgttctctcctccccctctcccctccccatctcATTCCCTTCCCCCACTCCTCCATCTCATCTCCATCTCTAACAGCAAACCTTAAGCAGAACCCAAGACTGTACTTGAATGGCTTCCTCAGCTTTCAGATTAGATGGTTAGACCACATGATCTTTATTGTTCCTATAAGTTTTCAAATCCCAGTCCATACCTTCCTTCAAATAGCAAAATACACATTTCATTGGGTTACTTTGAATTGAAGGACTCTCTCAACAACTGAAGAAAAGTGCCTGCTTTAGATGATGACTTGTGTGGATAAACCTTTCGCACTTCCACCTTTGGTTTGAACAGACATCCTTCCTCATCGCCACAGGAGTGGCAGGGTTCAGTCCCTAAAAATATAATCACTATGGAGAGGAACTAATTCTGACATATAGCCTGGATTACCATACACAGATGATTTCTCCAACTCCAACCTTTTCCCTGAAGTCCAGACAAATATCTAGCCTACTTCACACATCAAACAATTGGATATGGAAGCTTAGTAAAtccaaaaacaaatttctaattttattgtatCCTCTCCAACAATCTTCCCCAGCTTACTGAGTACAAACTCcattctttcaaataatttgGTTCTTCTTTCTCTCACACCCTTTAGCCAATCCATCAGTGTCCCAAGTACTCCACTTTCAAAATAAGTACAGGATCTGACAACTTCTCACCACCTCCATCTCCGCCACCAAACCAGTTTCTAACACTGTAACAAATTAGTACAAACCTAGTGACTTAAACTGACCCAAATTTATTACTTATAATTCCATAATTTAGAAGTCTGCAATTGGTCTTATCACATTAAAATCaagatgttggggctggggatatagcccaatGATAGAGCACTCATAATAAAcataagtccctgggttcaatactggTTTTATTGAGTGAGATGGAAagatggggatcaaacccaaggcatCTTGCCTGCTAGGCATTTGAGCATTCTCctgctgaactacaccccagcctaATCACATTTAAAGTAAAGTGTCTTAGttgtaccaataaataaatagaatcaagaggttggcagggctgtgttctgaaagctccatttcctttcctttggctAGCTTCTAGAGGCCACGTTCCCAGCCTCATGGCCCTCTCCTTACATCTTTATAGCAGCAAAGGGTCAAACTACTTTCACATGGCATTAACCTAATCTCTCTGCTGTCTCTGTGTTCCACATCAAAGGACCCTACTGGTTACATTAGTTCCACCCAGAAATACAGAATAATCTCCCTATTTTAAGATCAGCTAATTAGTGACCTTAATTCTATCTGCAATCTTAATCCCCTTTGCCAAGTAACAAAACATATTCACAGGGATTTAGGACCTGGACATCTTTGGTGGGTGTGAGGAGAATCATTCTGATTGTTCTTCCTATTATAACCACTTtggtataaattttatttatccctCATCTAGATTATTCTAATAGTCTCCAACCTTGCCTCCTCATGCCTATACCACTATGATTATCACAAAGAAACTAGAACATTCCACTCAAAATTTTAAGTGTGATTGGGCTGAGGTgaagctcaatgatagagtaATTAAGTGCCTAACgtgccctgagtttgattcccagctctGCAAAGacaataaagggggaaaaaaaagtttaatgtgaTCATGTGACTCACCAGCTAAAAACCTCTAATGGCTTCCCATCTCACTCAGTAAAGCCCAAATTTAGAAGGACCCTGCTAACTCTCCTACTCAGTGTCCCCCCCACCAAGTCCCCTTTCTTCATTCAACTCTAGTCACAATAACCTCTTTGCTGTTCTTCAACAGTCAGGCAAGTTCCCCTCCCCAGGATCTTTAAACTTCTTGTTCCCTCTGCCAGGCACTCTTCCCCCAGATATTTATAAGGCTTATTCCCAAATTTCCTCAGATATCTGTTCAAGTGTTACTTTATCAGCAAGGTCTTCTCTGAGCAGACCACTCTATCTAAAATAGAAGCCCCCTTCCCCCAATATCCTCTGTCTGCTATAGACTGAATGATTGTGTTCCCCAAATTAATATATTGAAGCCCTAACTCCCAATGAGATGGTGTTGGAAGGTAGGACTTTGGGGAGGTAATTGATTTTGAGGAAGTGTTAAGGATGGAGCCTccatgatgggattagtgcccttataataAGAGGCCTGAAACTACTCCCTCTCTCTACCggctctcctcttctctctgttATTTCCCTTCATCTCTATCTTGCCCCCCACCACCCATGTGCATTAAGCAAGAAGGTGGCCATTAGCAAAACAAGAACAACCAAATAAGCCAGCACTTTCACCTTAGACTTtcagcttctagaactgtgagaaataaatgtttaaatcacCAGTCTACTTGCTATAGCAGCCCAAGCTAAGACACTATccttacttttcattttcttcatagaacttacaatattattatttaattagcaTTTATCTCTTCCCAGGGAGAAAAAAAGTATGTGtttgttctttcactgttttcttagtacctgtatTAACTAAAATTCTCAGTAACAATAAATAcctgttggatgaatgaatgaaactctaCTACTGCTAACTAATACAGAGCTGGATCTTTGTACTGTTCGTTCACAAAAcgttctcccccccccccaaacagaAGATTCTTATGTAGACAATTATAGGGCTATAAAATGAAGGGGaagaagtacattttttttatatccagGCATaagatatatagaaaaaaattaataatttttaaacattttggtcATTATGAGAATACTAATAGAGGAGTGAGAGGGAAGGAATTCTGACTAGCCCATTGTTCTTCAAAATAGgtcaagagttttattttatttattttttgtttgtgtccattttttttttctgatcctgAACTGTGGCAACTTTATCTTTGGCTGATGAAAATAATCTAAACCATCCACTGTAATTTTTAGTCTGTTTGTTGGACAAAATATGAGGAAATGTGGCCCATTTTacacctttttcttttgtttcaaacaGGAGGAGCAGGTTTTGCCACCCTAACCAACTCACCTGTTACCTGATATGTCCACTCAGATGGCAGAACTAGCAATGAAGTGTGGAGTAACATGGTTGGAACCTTGCCCATGCTGAGCCCCAAATGTAAGAAATCGCCCTCATGTTGAGAATCATGGAGGTGGGACAATTCACTACTTGAAAAAAAAGCCACTCATGTAATTTTAGGACAAAGGCAATAGAAGAAAAGTCAAAGTGAAGGCATAATCATATGTAAGTTTTTCTAGAAGATCAAGCCAGTTGTGTAAAACATGGTGTGCATTCCAGCTTTATCTCTGGAATTCATATAGGTAATTTACTTTTACCAAGATTTCCCCACTtggtttccagaaagaaaaaaaaaaaacactctttttCATGTGGTACATGCCATTTTCTTAAAACAACTTACCTTTCTTATTAACAAAGTTTGCTTTGGCGGTGGTTATTTTGTTTGCACAAATAAAATTCTGTGTGTTTATCATAAATCTTACAAAATTATATGAATGATCATTACAAACAAATGTGCTTAGCACCTGTTTTATTGCTAACAATTACCTCTGAGAATCTGTCTTTTCCTAAGGCAACTGGTTAGGCTAcctctcctgatttttttttttttattctagcaaCTGAAATGAAAGTTTTCAATAGAAACAGAATTACATATTCTTCCAGGATATGTTGTGTGTATTGAAACTTTCACACAGAGACTAGGCTTCTGGGACTAGAATCCTTAAATATTAGTGATTGGAAGATTCCAGTAATGCTTCTTGTAGTTACTTGATTTAcagcctccttttccttcttacGAAACAGGGAAttatataagtttaaaaatagtgaattgttttctctttcttaaccCCCACCCGCaatggtactggggagtgaatccaggaaTACTCTACCACCGAGCCTCCCTGCCGCCCAACTTAAGAAAGAATGTTTCTTATTTAACtaattggcaatcctcctgcctcagcctcccaaatagctgagattacaagtgtgtgccaccgcacccggaCAACCAATTGATTTCTAAATCCCTTCCTGCTCTACATAGTTCAAAGAtgctagaaataaatatttttaaaatagactgtgatgtgtgtgtacacacacatgcgTATATGTATAGATACACGCAGTGAAAAGGAGAAAGACTATACAATGCTTCACAGCTGTGCATTAAAACTTTACAGTGCATTAAAATCAAGACGTTTTTGTTAGAAGTTTCAGGGTGGCATTCGCCTGCAGAGTGAGTTTTGAAAAGCCAGATTTGGGAAATGGTTCCAGTTACTCCTACTCAACCTGCAGGCGCTTCACCTGTGTTCCAGGGCAGTGTTTGATGGGACCACATCCCAGCTCAACTAGGTACCCAGCGGAATTTGTAGCCCCCACTGGCTGTTCGGATGGTGAAGGCATTGCCCTGGGGGAAGGCGAGCGTGCGGATAGTGCAGTGGCTGCGGATTGGAGTGCTGAAAGAGCCGCCCTCCTCCAGCTCGCTGTGGTTCAGGTTCAAAGAGCTGCGACAGCAGTCCGTGCGCAGTCCTCGGAAGGCTCCGTGCAGATTTCCGGGCCAGCAGTCAGTGTTCCTGGGCTCGGTTTGCAGGCGGGGCCTCTTGGCATCGCGACTCTGTAGGGCTTCATCACAACGCTCAGAAATCTCTTTCAGTATGGCGTCTACTTCCGCGCAATCCTGACCGGCAGCGCTGAACATCTCCTCCAAGCTCCTTTTTGCAGTCGTTTTGAACAGGAAGGGCTCGGCGGTGGCCCCGCAATCTCGGGACTGCGTGATCATCAGCTTCTATGAAAGATGGGGAAGAGCGCCACCCTGGGGCCAGCGGGAATCGCCCCAAGCTGGGCGCGCAAAAGGACACCCGGGTGTACTACGCACTGCACTACGTCCCTACTCTCCTGAACCCCACTGGGTTCCCACACAGGGAGCAGAGTGGGTGTGCAATGAAACAGCTTCCAGAGCCCCGCAATGTCCCACACGCTTGCTCCCTACTTACATCCAGCACCGAGGCCAGGTGTCTGGTCCTGCTGGCGAGTTCTTTCAGCTGCACGTTCCGTTCCTTAAGCGAGGCGATCTCCTCCTGTTTCTGAGTTAGCGTCACGTGCAGCTACAGGAGGAGATCCAAACGTTCAGGGACTTGGCCACCGTGCTTGGTCTCATCTGCGTGAATTAAACCCAGATCCTGACGTCTCACCAGGAATTGAGCACCCAAGGGCATTTACACTTCTGAGAATCAtcaatttattttacttcccCCCCCCCACGGTACTTGGATTAAAATGTATCTTCAGTGTGGCCGTGGTACACTGACTAGTACCTGGTTGGGCAACAGGTAGATCTAGCTTCTGCCTCTGAACTTCAAACATCCTGTTTTAATTATTAGTAAAATGAAGTTGGTAAGTATGTTTTAGCTCAGTACTTAATAAATGAGAAGAATGATTTAATAAGCACGGTGCCAGGCACAAAAGAAAgccttcaataaataaaatatttggtaaagTGGAATTAATACCACTTAGTGAAGTTGGAAAGTGGGGTGGGACCACTGGAGCAATATGTGAACCACTAGCCTGTCCACACATGTACAGGGGAGCGTCCCAGTCCTTTCAACCCCACTTCTGCCTTACTCCAGTCCCGGCCCTAGGATTCCTGGTCACTAGTTCAGTGTCCCTACTTGGTTATTTTCAACGAGAGCGTTCCCCAGTGCTCTCTGGTTCTGGTCGGCCAACTCCTTCCAGTACTGTTCTGGCGGCGGCACCTCTGGAGGGTGTAGTGGTGCTGACTGGAGGGCCCGGGGCTCCAACCGCTGGGAGAGGTAGGACCCGAGAGGTGATACATCGcaaggagagaaggggaagtCACTGACGGCCAGGGTAGGCGACATCAAAGTAGATGAGTCTGGGAAAAGACGAAAGCTGGATATGTTGCTTCTGATTCATCCCCAGCTAGCTACAGGGTCAAAATGCCACGCCAGATGTATGCTTTATacggagatttttttttctttattaaggaAAGCACCCCTCATTCCTGATATTTTGGACATATACAGCAGGCGCTCCATATATATACCTGTTGAGATAACCCTAGGGTAAACAGGCAACCCTGCGAGGACTTGGAAGTTACACAAGGCCTTCCCTCCTCTGCACACTATTGTCACTCAAGCTCTCCCAGGCCACATCAGAGCTCAAGGACCCCTCTTCCAGAACCCACCCCGACAAACCAGCTATAAATTCAGCTAACCAATTGCTCCACTGGAGAAAGGGAATTTCCTAAATGTAGAAGCCCAAGACCCTTTTGTGAGGTGATGTCCAATCATTTACTGGCGGCTGGGTTCACCACCTTCAGGACCACAAAATCTTAACTAGTCTCATTTGGAGATGGGAGACATCCCGGCTGTTATTTAACGACTAAGAGACTGCACTTGCCTGCAATGAGGTCATCCACTGTGTCTCTGAAATTCTGAAGACTGAAGTCCACTTCCGTTTCCAAGGTGTGGCTCTAAAATaaacccggggggggggggtgtaaaaCGATCATCGTTGAATCTGGAGGGTCCAGAACAATCCCCAGGTTGCGCCACTTGGGAGGTGGGGGGACGATCTGCCGGCACTCGCTTTCACAGCGGAGAATCTCATACCTGAAAACCAAGCCCTACCCGAGACAAGGAACCCAGCAGCCTTGCACTGCGCTGGTGGAGAACCAGAGGTGTAGAGTGTGCGGACCCGGTCAGCTAGACTTGGAGCCACGGATCTTCACAAGACGCCAAAACTATTCCCTGAAGTCTTTCTCCACAGACTGCGGGATATCTGCGGATCCGGGCTTTGGACAGCTGGACCGTGCTGCAGACAACCAGCTGCCTCTGTGCGCTCTTCTTTGTGCACTTGTCAACCCTAACTCCAACTTACCCCCAACCAATCAAGAGGCCACGGCTCTAAGAATAGAGAGCATGGCATGAACCCAGGTCTTTCCTCGGAGACCCGACAGCTTGCAGAGTCCTTCAATGTGGTAACTGGAAACTGTGCTTCTCAGAAAGCTCAGTCACAGCTAACCAAAAAGGAGGGTGAAAGATGATCTATGACTGGAGGAGCCAGGGATGCTATAAAAAATGCTTCTGTTCAGCAACATGTGTTGCCTCTATTgatcttttcaatttatttcagtttattaCAAAGTTGGAATTGACTCCCCACTCCCCCCTCCCAGGATGCACCTCCAGCGAGGTGTCTAGGTAAGTGAAGGGGAAGAAAACTTAAAGGCTGGATGCCCAGGAACCTTCTTATTCTCTTAACTTGTGGATAATTCAAgttgacaaaattttattttctatatggtCTCCCAGTTAATCCTCACACCAATGTGGGAGGCAGGTAGGGCTCAGGAAGTGCTTCCCCTTTCACTGAAGGAGAATATGAAGCTGGAGAAGTGGAGTTACCCAAAGTCCTCCCACTCTTGCAATGCTAGTGCCTATTCCAGTCATCTTTCCTGTATAACTCATTAcctgtctttttttggggggggggttgagggAAGGCCCAGCTTACACTAAAGATAACACTAGGAAGGGGAAGGGAGTCTCTAGAGCCATGATGGGAGGGGGACATATTCAATACGCCcatcagaaatattttctctgattctgcTACTGATTCATGTGTGTCAATCATATTGCTCTCCCCAAAGCACTTCTCTACTAGTCATATATTTGGGGGGAAAGGAATTTACTCTGACCCAAACTTCAAG is a window encoding:
- the Mcidas gene encoding multicilin, with the translated sequence MQVCGSSAAGRRVFDSICPNRMLELPGPPLRKPVKPERKFAPPPKFFSGCGGGSPVSVYEDPPDVEPAALPALTTIDLQDLADCSSLLGSDAPPSGDPAASQSHTLETEVDFSLQNFRDTVDDLIADSSTLMSPTLAVSDFPFSPCDVSPLGSYLSQRLEPRALQSAPLHPPEVPPPEQYWKELADQNQRALGNALVENNQLHVTLTQKQEEIASLKERNVQLKELASRTRHLASVLDKLMITQSRDCGATAEPFLFKTTAKRSLEEMFSAAGQDCAEVDAILKEISERCDEALQSRDAKRPRLQTEPRNTDCWPGNLHGAFRGLRTDCCRSSLNLNHSELEEGGSFSTPIRSHCTIRTLAFPQGNAFTIRTASGGYKFRWVPS